In Ipomoea triloba cultivar NCNSP0323 chromosome 7, ASM357664v1, a single genomic region encodes these proteins:
- the LOC116024879 gene encoding L-ascorbate peroxidase, cytosolic, whose product MGKCYPTVSEEYKKAIEKLRRKLRGFIADKNCAPLMLRLAWHSAGTYDVSSKTGGPFGTMRLKAEQAHGANNGLDIAVRLLEPFKEQFPIVSYADFYQLAGVVAVEITGGPDVPFHPGREDKTEPPVEGRLPDATQGNDHLRDVFVKQMGLSDKDIVALSGGHTLGRCHKERSGFEGPWTTNPLIFDNSYFTELLSGEKEGLLQLPTDKALLNDPVFRPLVEKYAADEDAFFADYAEAHLKLSELGYAEA is encoded by the exons ATGGGGAAGTGCTATCCCACTGTTAGCGAGGAATACAAGAAGGCTATTGAGAAGTTGAGGAGAAAGCTTAGAGGATTCATTGCTGACAAGAACTGTGCTCCTCTCATGCTTCGTCTTGC ATGGCACTCTGCTGGAACTTATGATGTCTCGTCCAAGACTGGAGGTCCATTTGGAACCATGAGGCTCAAGGCTGAGCAAGCTCATGGTGCCAATAATGGTCTTGACATTGCAGTTAGGTTGTTGGAGCCATTCAAGGAGCAATTCCCTATTGTCTCTTATGCAGATTTCTATCAG CTTGCTGGTGTTGTTGCTGTTGAAATCACTGGGGGACCTGATGTTCCTTTCCATCCTGGGAGAGAG GATAAGACAGAGCCCCCAGTTGAAGGTCGTCTTCCTGATGCCACACAAG GAAATGATCACCTAAGAGATGTGTTTGTCAAACAAATGGGACTCTCCGACAAGGATATTGTTGCTCTCTCTGGTGGCCATACCCTG GGAAGGTGCCACAAGGAGCGCTCTGGATTTGAAGGCCCTTGGACTACCAACCCACTCATCTTTGATAACTCTTACTTTAC AGAGCTTCTGAGTGGTGAGAAAGAAGGGCTTCTACAATTGCCCACTGACAAGGCACTTCTTAATGATCCCGTTTTCCGCCCACTAGTTGAAAAATATGCTGCA GATGAAGATGCCTTCTTTGCTGACTATGCAGAGGCTCATTTGAAGCTCTCTGAACTTGG ATATGCCGAAGCTTAA